In uncultured Methanobrevibacter sp., the following are encoded in one genomic region:
- a CDS encoding right-handed parallel beta-helix repeat-containing protein has product MKKKTIGILLIMSLVMIMCIGAISAADTNDTLLEEISDTDIATVSVALQDNATSLESEAGSDVEISANDNSDEISDGKVKAGASSNAGEEVLSASDDDLLGENPNFYYAGKWYGDLDDAVDDACDNNGGTIYLKARAWGYDSAEREITISDGVWITFQPYNSGDEVIFDGQKNTYWFFKIDDKDAHITFNDITFRNGGDGSLASDGGAIRIIHGSVTFNNCIFDNNEAGKNIAGGFGWGGAIFLDESDASLIANNCRFTNNKADNGGGAVCAEDDASATFNNCYFEGNTAPNGNNVLDKDGGSHTFNNCRFIGSGSLDIVVDAPAKTVHITPDVNDDVNYAVLYKGGNYYDRKPCNDGDEATFSNLEKGTYTVYMMKNWEAKYEYSGNTFSIMEPNFVLDGDKVFETLSAAVNAIPSGGSGVITVEGGTYTDSANFMVKISNKKVTIMPKEYSSLNPVVFSPISQKNYVLHVDSNSQLTMEHITMAGRLSNALIFDANQQCTISNCEFKNIRPFGDLPGCTIIARNANLVLNGNTFESSGMMDLSNTVVNIDDCTFTSNIYYGGHGGGAIYADSSSDVTVTNSEFTGNQAPNNGGAIYASKLKVHDTKFIGNGAKLGGAIYIASGSNDLVNITNCVFDYNYATTGYRNIYSESTTRKINLQFNEYDLNLKIDEKDGSYGMDYILDGVFEWGSNLDNNYTVLAGIRDDENLFGDLLTIKDNQFKISMGVLSGGTHEFAMEGMYTQGDSNDHFYLR; this is encoded by the coding sequence TGATGATTATGTGTATCGGTGCAATTTCTGCGGCTGATACAAATGATACGTTGCTGGAGGAGATCAGCGATACTGATATTGCAACGGTTTCCGTTGCTTTACAAGACAATGCCACTTCGCTTGAAAGTGAAGCGGGCAGTGATGTTGAAATTAGTGCAAATGATAACTCGGATGAAATATCCGATGGGAAAGTAAAGGCAGGTGCTTCTTCTAATGCAGGTGAAGAGGTGCTTTCCGCTTCAGATGATGATTTGCTTGGAGAAAACCCAAACTTTTATTATGCGGGCAAATGGTACGGAGATTTGGATGATGCCGTTGATGATGCCTGTGATAATAATGGAGGAACAATATATCTTAAAGCAAGAGCATGGGGTTACGATTCAGCTGAACGGGAAATTACAATTAGTGATGGAGTATGGATAACATTCCAGCCTTATAATTCTGGTGATGAAGTTATTTTTGACGGCCAAAAGAATACATATTGGTTTTTTAAGATAGATGATAAAGATGCACATATCACTTTCAATGACATAACCTTTAGAAATGGAGGGGACGGATCTTTAGCTAGTGATGGTGGTGCTATTAGGATCATACATGGATCTGTGACCTTTAACAACTGTATATTTGATAACAATGAAGCCGGTAAGAACATTGCTGGAGGTTTTGGTTGGGGAGGAGCAATCTTTCTTGATGAATCCGATGCTTCACTCATAGCTAATAATTGCCGGTTCACAAACAATAAAGCAGACAATGGAGGTGGAGCAGTCTGTGCTGAAGATGATGCTTCAGCTACCTTTAATAACTGTTATTTTGAGGGCAATACTGCTCCAAATGGAAACAATGTTCTTGATAAAGATGGCGGATCTCATACTTTTAACAATTGTCGTTTTATAGGAAGCGGGTCCCTTGATATTGTAGTGGATGCTCCTGCTAAAACAGTTCATATAACTCCTGATGTTAACGATGATGTGAATTATGCTGTTTTATATAAAGGTGGTAATTATTATGATAGAAAACCATGTAATGATGGAGATGAGGCAACTTTCTCTAATCTGGAGAAAGGAACCTATACAGTTTACATGATGAAAAATTGGGAAGCAAAATATGAGTATTCAGGAAATACTTTTTCTATTATGGAACCTAATTTTGTTTTAGATGGTGATAAGGTATTTGAAACTTTAAGTGCTGCTGTAAATGCTATTCCTAGTGGCGGATCCGGGGTAATTACTGTAGAAGGTGGAACTTACACTGATTCTGCTAACTTTATGGTGAAAATTTCAAATAAAAAGGTAACAATTATGCCTAAAGAGTATTCTTCTTTGAATCCTGTTGTTTTTTCACCTATTTCTCAAAAAAATTATGTATTGCATGTTGATTCGAATTCCCAACTCACTATGGAACATATAACTATGGCAGGCCGGTTAAGTAATGCATTAATCTTCGATGCTAATCAGCAGTGTACCATTTCAAATTGTGAATTTAAAAATATTCGACCTTTTGGAGATTTACCTGGATGCACAATTATTGCACGAAATGCAAATCTGGTACTGAATGGCAATACTTTCGAATCAAGTGGTATGATGGATTTAAGTAATACTGTTGTAAATATAGATGATTGTACTTTCACTTCTAATATTTATTATGGTGGTCACGGGGGAGGAGCTATCTATGCTGATTCTTCTTCAGATGTAACAGTTACCAACTCAGAATTTACCGGTAATCAAGCCCCAAATAATGGTGGAGCAATATATGCCAGCAAACTTAAAGTACATGATACTAAGTTTATAGGAAATGGAGCAAAATTGGGAGGGGCTATTTATATAGCCAGCGGCTCTAACGATCTTGTAAATATAACTAACTGTGTTTTTGATTACAATTATGCAACTACTGGTTACAGAAACATATATTCAGAATCAACCACAAGGAAAATTAATTTGCAGTTCAATGAATATGATTTGAATTTAAAAATAGATGAAAAAGATGGATCATATGGTATGGATTATATTCTTGATGGCGTTTTCGAGTGGGGATCTAATTTAGATAATAATTATACTGTTTTAGCAGGAATTAGAGATGATGAAAATCTGTTTGGAGACTTGCTCACCATTAAAGATAATCAATTTAAAATAAGTATGGGAGTATTGTCCGGAGGAACACACGAATTCGCTATGGAAGGAATGTATACTCAAGGAGACAGTAATGACCATTTCTATTTGCGCTAA